A region of Maribacter algicola DNA encodes the following proteins:
- a CDS encoding MGH1-like glycoside hydrolase domain-containing protein translates to MSLKNAEEQRLAVGDNYKNWKRWGPYLAERQWGTVREDYSANGQAWNFVDHDKARSNAYRWGEEGIGGFCDSREILCLAPAFWNGKDAILKERLFGLTNGEGNHGEDVKELYFHQVSTPTHSYNKYLYKYPQKKFPYTDLVKKNRSRSREESEYEILDTKAFRNNTYFDCFIEYAKADVGDILMKITVVNRSSKKSSIHVLPHLWFRNFWKHNKRFERPSMKAVSENCIQSRSIRNGRYYLYHEKGKQLFCENETNNKRIYNVDNEVPYVKDGINNHVVNGMDTVNPEKTGSKFAVWHKLTLNAGEEKSVRIRLSKRKLDDPWTGFDTIFESRIRECEEFYNDIVSKKDLPQAHKDIVERAFSGLLWTKQFYYYDVYKWLFGGPGEPKPYRESPRNFSWQHLTNRHVISMPDKWEYPWYAAWDLAFHMASFVEIDPYFAKEQLILMLRESYMHPNGQIPAYEWNFSDVNPPVHSWAVWNVYDKDKQKTGTGDIHFLEKAFQKLLINFTWWVNQKDKSGTDLFEGGFLGLDNIGVFDRNHMPPGITRMQQADATSWMAMFTLNMLRMSLELSKGNKSYEDLVAKFFRHFLNIAWAMHHIGKKDISLWDDEDNFYYDVVEMDSGMTNRLKVRSLVGIIPLFAVEIIHKDLFEELKEFRRRAADIVRTRPDLASLISNIEETNADGNYLFSIMRGFRLERLLRRLLDEDEFLSDYGIRSLSKYHEEHPFVFKHHGHHQIQYEPGESRSNMFGGNSNWRGPIWLPLNYMIIQSLRKYYLFYGDSYQYEFPFGSGRKLNLKQIANELSKRLLKLFERNEDGKFQYHSDDENKLFTNDPHFKDHHLFYEFFDGDHGKGLGASHQTGWTALIANLIMEMD, encoded by the coding sequence ATGTCATTAAAAAATGCTGAAGAGCAGCGTCTCGCCGTTGGAGATAATTACAAGAATTGGAAACGATGGGGTCCCTATTTGGCCGAACGCCAATGGGGAACGGTACGGGAGGATTATAGTGCCAATGGCCAGGCGTGGAATTTTGTGGATCATGATAAGGCACGTAGCAATGCTTATAGATGGGGCGAAGAGGGGATTGGCGGTTTCTGCGATTCTAGGGAAATCCTTTGTTTGGCACCGGCCTTTTGGAATGGAAAGGATGCCATCTTGAAGGAACGTTTGTTCGGTCTTACCAATGGTGAGGGCAATCATGGTGAGGACGTAAAGGAACTATATTTTCATCAAGTTTCCACTCCTACTCATTCCTATAACAAGTATTTGTACAAATACCCTCAAAAGAAGTTTCCTTATACGGACCTAGTGAAGAAAAACAGGTCTAGGAGTAGGGAGGAATCTGAATATGAGATTCTGGATACCAAAGCCTTTAGGAACAATACCTATTTTGATTGCTTTATTGAATATGCCAAGGCCGATGTTGGGGATATCCTAATGAAGATTACCGTAGTGAATCGGTCATCAAAAAAGTCCTCCATCCATGTGCTACCACATTTATGGTTCAGGAACTTTTGGAAACACAATAAACGTTTTGAAAGGCCAAGCATGAAAGCTGTTTCGGAGAACTGCATACAGTCCAGAAGTATTAGGAACGGTCGCTATTATCTCTATCATGAAAAGGGCAAGCAGCTTTTTTGCGAAAACGAGACTAATAACAAACGTATTTATAATGTGGACAATGAGGTTCCATACGTCAAGGACGGTATCAATAACCACGTGGTAAACGGAATGGATACCGTAAATCCAGAAAAGACGGGGTCCAAATTTGCCGTTTGGCACAAATTGACCTTAAATGCTGGTGAGGAAAAATCGGTGAGGATACGCTTGAGCAAACGAAAATTGGATGATCCCTGGACTGGGTTCGATACTATTTTTGAGAGTCGCATTCGGGAATGTGAGGAGTTTTACAATGATATAGTATCAAAAAAGGACTTGCCCCAAGCACATAAGGACATTGTGGAAAGGGCATTTTCTGGATTATTGTGGACCAAGCAGTTTTATTACTATGATGTCTACAAGTGGCTTTTTGGAGGACCTGGGGAACCAAAACCTTATAGGGAAAGCCCCAGAAATTTTAGTTGGCAGCATTTGACCAACAGACATGTCATTTCCATGCCGGACAAATGGGAATATCCTTGGTATGCCGCCTGGGACTTGGCCTTTCATATGGCTTCCTTTGTGGAGATAGACCCATATTTTGCCAAGGAACAGCTCATTTTGATGTTGCGGGAAAGCTACATGCATCCCAATGGGCAGATTCCCGCATATGAATGGAATTTCAGCGATGTAAATCCGCCCGTACATTCATGGGCCGTTTGGAACGTCTACGATAAGGATAAGCAAAAAACTGGAACGGGGGATATTCATTTTTTGGAAAAGGCCTTCCAGAAATTGTTGATCAATTTCACTTGGTGGGTCAATCAAAAGGATAAAAGCGGGACGGACCTTTTTGAAGGTGGCTTTTTGGGTTTGGATAATATTGGAGTCTTCGACAGGAACCATATGCCACCGGGAATTACCAGAATGCAGCAGGCAGATGCTACGAGTTGGATGGCTATGTTTACCCTCAACATGCTTAGAATGAGTTTGGAACTTTCCAAAGGCAACAAATCCTACGAAGATTTGGTAGCTAAGTTTTTCAGGCATTTTTTAAACATAGCCTGGGCCATGCACCATATAGGTAAAAAGGATATTTCGTTATGGGATGATGAGGATAATTTCTATTATGATGTAGTCGAAATGGATAGCGGAATGACGAATCGTTTGAAAGTCAGGTCATTAGTAGGTATTATTCCTCTGTTTGCCGTTGAGATTATCCATAAAGATCTTTTTGAAGAACTAAAGGAATTCAGGAGAAGGGCAGCGGACATCGTTAGAACCAGACCAGACTTAGCATCACTAATATCCAATATTGAAGAAACCAATGCAGATGGCAATTACCTTTTCTCCATTATGCGGGGATTTCGGTTGGAGCGTTTACTAAGGCGTTTGTTGGACGAGGACGAGTTTTTGTCCGACTATGGTATCCGATCGCTTTCAAAGTACCACGAGGAGCATCCATTTGTGTTCAAGCACCATGGACATCATCAGATTCAATATGAACCGGGTGAAAGTCGTTCCAACATGTTCGGAGGAAATTCCAATTGGCGCGGCCCAATTTGGTTGCCCTTAAATTATATGATCATACAATCCCTGCGAAAGTACTATTTGTTTTATGGGGATTCCTATCAATATGAATTCCCATTTGGGTCTGGCAGGAAGCTCAATCTAAAGCAAATTGCCAATGAGCTCAGCAAGAGGTTATTGAAGCTATTTGAACGTAATGAGGACGGAAAGTTCCAATATCATTCCGATGATGAAAACAAGTTGTTTACCAATGACCCCCATTTTAAGGACCATCATTTGTTTTATGAGTTTTTTGATGGCGATCACGGGAAAGGCTTGGGAGCATCACACCAAACGGGCTGGACGGCCCTGATTGCAAATTTGATCATGGAAATGGATTAG
- the ppgK gene encoding polyphosphate--glucose phosphotransferase, translated as MTLLGIDVGGSGIKGALVDAESGKMLTERFRIPTPKPRTPEAMADVIAEIVKHFDYKGKVGCGFPTIIKKGVCKSPGNLDPSWLGVNVEELLEKKTGLDFTVINDADAAGYATMNYGVGRGKEGLVVMITIGTGLGSGAFFNGQLIPNFELGQIPYKKYNKIELWAAGSAKDREGLSYKKWGKRFNTFLEYVELIISPDLIILGGGASKDFKEFKKKIKIETPVIPAELENHAGIIGAAVACLHKAPKV; from the coding sequence ATGACTTTACTTGGTATTGATGTAGGCGGCTCAGGAATAAAAGGTGCATTGGTAGATGCTGAAAGTGGTAAAATGCTAACCGAAAGGTTTCGCATTCCCACTCCCAAACCAAGAACGCCCGAAGCCATGGCCGATGTCATTGCCGAAATTGTAAAACATTTTGACTACAAAGGCAAGGTAGGCTGCGGATTTCCAACCATCATCAAAAAAGGTGTCTGTAAGTCCCCGGGGAACTTGGACCCGAGCTGGTTAGGTGTTAATGTTGAAGAGCTATTGGAGAAAAAAACCGGATTGGATTTTACGGTTATCAATGATGCCGATGCTGCCGGTTATGCAACCATGAATTATGGTGTTGGACGGGGAAAAGAAGGCTTGGTGGTCATGATTACCATTGGTACTGGCCTAGGAAGCGGGGCCTTTTTCAATGGACAATTGATCCCTAATTTTGAGCTTGGCCAAATACCTTACAAAAAATATAACAAAATTGAACTATGGGCGGCTGGTAGTGCCAAGGACAGGGAGGGTCTATCCTATAAAAAATGGGGGAAGCGTTTCAATACCTTTTTGGAATATGTAGAACTAATTATCTCCCCTGACCTTATTATTCTAGGTGGCGGCGCCTCAAAGGATTTTAAGGAATTCAAGAAGAAAATAAAAATCGAGACGCCTGTTATACCAGCGGAACTGGAAAATCATGCAGGAATCATCGGTGCGGCCGTGGCATGCTTGCACAAAGCTCCAAAGGTATAG
- a CDS encoding SDR family NAD(P)-dependent oxidoreductase, producing MQLKGKRVLITGGTRGIGRCMVQELIDGGVTHIAIIARDKKGLKEISEANPEVKFLRIAGDVANIDILREAAARIEDKWGYLDILINNAGIVSAGPLEELPDEEIYDQVAVNLTAILLLTKYCVPLLKSSEDGTILNISSGLGLIGMPFYSVYGSTKAAIKQFSDSMRRELAPFNVSVTCSFPTATATDMMQKFEGREMDSPQLVAKKSIEAMLKKELQVIFGGDERIKDNEMNFMDPKKFDAKVVETYEQFKASSEGHKAL from the coding sequence ATGCAATTAAAAGGAAAGAGGGTACTCATTACGGGTGGTACAAGGGGTATAGGTAGATGTATGGTACAGGAACTTATTGATGGTGGCGTAACCCATATTGCCATTATTGCCAGGGATAAAAAAGGTCTTAAGGAAATATCCGAGGCAAACCCTGAAGTAAAGTTTCTCCGAATTGCGGGTGATGTTGCCAATATCGACATTCTTAGAGAAGCCGCAGCACGTATCGAGGATAAATGGGGGTATTTGGATATATTGATCAACAATGCAGGTATCGTTTCGGCGGGACCTCTGGAGGAATTGCCGGATGAAGAAATTTACGACCAAGTAGCCGTCAACCTTACCGCAATATTGTTATTGACGAAATACTGCGTACCTTTATTAAAGTCATCCGAGGATGGTACCATACTCAATATTTCATCTGGACTCGGCTTGATTGGCATGCCATTTTACTCGGTTTACGGTAGTACCAAGGCGGCCATAAAACAGTTTTCGGACTCTATGAGAAGGGAGCTTGCCCCATTTAACGTTTCCGTTACCTGTTCCTTTCCCACGGCCACAGCCACTGATATGATGCAGAAATTCGAGGGAAGGGAAATGGATTCCCCGCAGCTTGTGGCCAAAAAATCCATTGAGGCCATGCTCAAAAAGGAACTACAAGTAATTTTTGGTGGGGATGAGCGCATAAAGGATAATGAGATGAATTTTATGGATCCTAAAAAGTTTGATGCGAAAGTTGTGGAAACTTACGAGCAATTTAAGGCATCGAGCGAGGGACACAAGGCTTTGTAG
- the typA gene encoding translational GTPase TypA — protein MSNTKNIAIIAHVDHGKTTLVDKIMYHCSLFRENENTGDLILDNNDLERERGITITSKNVSVVYKDTKINIIDTPGHADFGGEVERVLNMADGVLLLVDAFEGPMPQTRFVLQKAINLGLKPCVVINKVDKENCTPEEVHEKVFDLMYELGAEEWQLDFPTVYGSAKHNWMSYDWKHQTDNIEPLLDMVIEHIPLFEPKEGNTQMLITSLDFSSFTGRIAIGRLQRGTLSEGQPISLVKRNGNIVKSRIKELFTFEGLGRKKVTSVEAGDICALVGVEGFEIGDTVADFENPEGMKTIAIDEPTMSMLFTINDSPFFGKDGKFVTSRHIKERLERELEKNLALRVNETDSADKFLVFGRGVLHLSVLIETMRREGYEIQIGQPQVIIKEIDGVKCEPIEHLTIDLPEEVSGRAVEMVSIRKGEMTSMEAKGDRMICEFQIPSRGIIGLRNQLLTATAGEAIMAHRFLEYQPMKGDIPQRQNGSLVSMETGKAIPYSIDKLQERGKFFVDPGEDIYEGQVIGENSRGDDMTVNITKTKKLSNVRSSGADDKARIVPAIKFSLEEALEYIQKDEYVEVTPKHLRLRKIYLTENDRKRNKIA, from the coding sequence ATGTCCAACACAAAAAATATTGCGATCATCGCACACGTTGACCATGGTAAAACTACCTTGGTAGACAAAATCATGTATCATTGCAGTTTGTTCCGTGAAAATGAAAATACCGGGGATTTGATCCTGGATAATAACGATTTGGAACGTGAACGGGGTATTACGATTACTTCCAAAAACGTTTCTGTGGTTTACAAGGACACGAAAATAAATATTATCGATACTCCGGGTCACGCGGATTTTGGTGGTGAGGTAGAACGGGTATTGAACATGGCTGATGGCGTCTTGTTATTGGTCGATGCTTTCGAGGGCCCCATGCCTCAGACCCGCTTTGTACTTCAAAAGGCCATAAATCTTGGTCTAAAGCCATGTGTGGTCATCAATAAGGTGGATAAGGAAAACTGTACACCGGAAGAGGTACATGAAAAGGTCTTTGATTTGATGTACGAATTGGGAGCTGAGGAATGGCAGTTGGATTTCCCTACTGTTTACGGTTCGGCCAAGCACAATTGGATGAGCTATGATTGGAAGCATCAAACGGACAATATAGAGCCTCTATTGGATATGGTCATTGAACATATTCCTTTGTTCGAACCCAAGGAAGGAAATACCCAGATGTTGATTACGTCCTTGGATTTCTCCTCCTTTACGGGTAGAATCGCCATAGGTAGATTACAGCGTGGAACTCTAAGCGAAGGCCAACCCATTTCTTTGGTCAAGAGAAATGGTAACATAGTAAAGTCCAGAATAAAGGAGCTTTTTACCTTTGAAGGTTTGGGTCGTAAAAAGGTCACTTCCGTTGAAGCTGGTGACATTTGCGCCTTGGTGGGTGTGGAAGGTTTTGAAATAGGGGATACCGTGGCTGATTTTGAGAATCCGGAAGGAATGAAGACCATCGCTATTGACGAGCCTACGATGAGTATGTTGTTTACAATTAACGATAGCCCGTTTTTTGGAAAGGATGGTAAGTTTGTGACATCCAGACATATCAAGGAACGTTTGGAGCGTGAATTGGAGAAAAACTTGGCACTTAGGGTAAATGAGACCGATAGTGCCGATAAATTTTTGGTATTTGGCCGTGGTGTACTTCACTTATCGGTTTTGATCGAGACCATGAGAAGGGAAGGCTACGAGATACAAATAGGACAGCCTCAAGTAATTATAAAGGAAATAGATGGGGTAAAATGTGAGCCCATCGAGCATTTGACCATAGATTTGCCAGAGGAAGTTTCTGGAAGGGCAGTGGAAATGGTTTCTATCCGAAAAGGCGAAATGACCAGTATGGAGGCCAAAGGCGACCGAATGATTTGTGAGTTTCAAATCCCGTCCAGGGGCATCATCGGATTAAGAAATCAATTGCTTACGGCAACTGCCGGAGAAGCGATCATGGCACATCGATTCTTGGAATACCAACCAATGAAAGGCGATATTCCACAACGTCAAAATGGCTCCTTGGTTTCTATGGAGACCGGTAAGGCAATTCCATATTCCATTGATAAATTACAGGAACGTGGTAAGTTTTTTGTGGATCCGGGTGAGGATATCTATGAAGGACAGGTTATTGGTGAAAACTCCCGTGGGGACGATATGACAGTAAATATCACCAAAACCAAGAAACTATCAAACGTACGTTCTTCAGGGGCCGATGATAAGGCCAGGATAGTTCCGGCCATTAAATTCTCTTTGGAGGAAGCCTTGGAATACATTCAAAAGGACGAGTACGTTGAGGTAACCCCAAAGCATCTAAGGCTGCGGAAGATTTACCTTACGGAAAACGACCGAAAGCGTAACAAGATAGCATAA
- the kdsA gene encoding 3-deoxy-8-phosphooctulonate synthase, with amino-acid sequence MDLTKIPQIKHTDSGNFFLLSGPCAIEGEDMALRIAEHIVSLSEQLKIPYVFKGSFKKANRSRLDSFTGIGDEKALKILRKVSETFKIPTITDIHTEQDATMAAEYVDVLQIPAFLARQTDLVVAAAETGKTVNIKKGQFMSPESMKHAVNKVTETGNEQAIITDRGTMFGYQDMIVDFRGIPTMKQYAPVVLDVTHSLQQPNQSSGVTGGRPALIGTMARAGIAAGVDGLFIETHFDTANAKSDGANMLELSLMEKLLTDLVALRTVVNQF; translated from the coding sequence ATGGATTTGACCAAGATTCCCCAAATAAAACATACTGATAGTGGTAATTTCTTTTTGCTCTCAGGCCCATGTGCCATTGAAGGGGAAGATATGGCGCTGCGAATTGCTGAGCATATTGTTTCGCTTTCAGAGCAATTGAAAATACCCTATGTTTTCAAGGGAAGTTTTAAAAAAGCAAATCGAAGTAGATTGGATTCCTTTACTGGTATTGGAGATGAGAAGGCACTCAAGATTTTGCGTAAAGTATCGGAAACTTTTAAAATCCCTACCATTACTGACATTCACACGGAACAGGACGCGACTATGGCTGCAGAATATGTGGATGTTTTGCAAATTCCCGCCTTTTTGGCAAGACAGACCGATTTGGTCGTAGCAGCAGCTGAAACCGGTAAGACAGTAAATATAAAAAAGGGGCAATTCATGAGTCCGGAAAGTATGAAACATGCTGTTAATAAAGTGACGGAAACAGGTAACGAGCAAGCCATTATAACAGATCGTGGAACTATGTTCGGGTATCAGGATATGATCGTGGATTTTAGGGGTATTCCCACCATGAAACAGTATGCGCCTGTTGTATTGGACGTTACCCATTCGCTTCAACAGCCCAACCAATCTTCTGGAGTTACGGGCGGCAGGCCGGCCCTAATAGGTACCATGGCACGTGCAGGTATCGCGGCAGGGGTTGACGGACTTTTTATTGAAACACATTTTGATACCGCAAATGCCAAAAGTGACGGTGCCAATATGCTCGAATTAAGTTTAATGGAAAAATTATTGACGGATTTAGTTGCACTAAGAACAGTGGTGAATCAATTTTAA
- a CDS encoding DUF1801 domain-containing protein — protein sequence MNPAENYILNQPEPFRSILLHVKNVVEHTIPNATMKYKWKISCFYIDKTPLCYLNVSQKKGFVDVGFWNSAHLTKHLDRMVSEKRKVVKSLRYTTLEEVDDTVLMEVLLEAESLKSKGFYKREDLS from the coding sequence ATGAACCCAGCCGAAAACTATATTCTAAACCAGCCTGAGCCATTTCGCAGCATTTTATTACATGTTAAAAATGTTGTAGAACATACCATTCCTAATGCCACCATGAAGTATAAGTGGAAAATTTCCTGTTTTTATATAGACAAAACGCCATTGTGCTATTTGAACGTTTCCCAGAAAAAGGGTTTTGTCGATGTAGGGTTCTGGAACTCTGCCCACTTAACGAAGCATTTGGACAGGATGGTTTCGGAAAAGCGAAAAGTGGTCAAATCCCTTCGGTATACAACTCTGGAAGAAGTTGATGACACCGTCCTTATGGAGGTACTTCTGGAGGCCGAATCCCTTAAAAGCAAGGGCTTTTATAAAAGGGAGGACTTATCTTAA
- a CDS encoding serine hydrolase domain-containing protein has protein sequence MRKILPFIIFSIILFSCTKENTDTPLATLEPSGNLAPSPTDELVEEQKEQPTTQITLNEITTDFERFMGQNNFRGAQLAIIRNEKLVYLNAFGVSDVDKKIPVSNSTLFRVASISKPITLLAISKLILDEKLDINERVFGTNSILGTTYGSLPYETEELQITVEHLVEHTAGFANEPTDIMFEPVNLNFNSLAGKVLDERSLTFEPGLRFQYSNFGYALLGKIIEAKSGQSYKDYVKENILEPNLINDVYMGKSTIEEKLPNETMYYSTWASPYSMNLERLDAAGGWISNAKSLALLAVKSDGRFNVNNILPAGEGVSYLLRSSWTHNGALPGTLAALHVGHPFSYVVLVNSGESNFAIVLDAIHTFMNNMIERQDAWPNTDLFEPSQ, from the coding sequence ATGAGGAAAATACTTCCCTTTATCATTTTTTCTATCATCTTGTTTTCATGCACCAAAGAGAATACGGACACTCCTTTAGCGACTTTGGAGCCATCCGGAAACTTAGCTCCATCCCCAACAGATGAATTAGTCGAGGAGCAAAAGGAGCAACCAACTACGCAGATAACACTTAACGAAATAACTACTGATTTTGAAAGGTTCATGGGCCAAAATAATTTTCGCGGTGCCCAACTTGCCATTATACGGAATGAAAAATTGGTTTACCTAAACGCTTTTGGGGTTTCTGATGTTGACAAGAAAATTCCAGTTTCAAATTCCACTTTGTTCCGGGTTGCAAGTATATCCAAACCAATTACCCTTTTGGCAATCTCCAAATTGATTCTTGATGAAAAACTCGATATAAATGAGCGTGTTTTTGGGACCAATTCAATTTTAGGCACTACCTATGGTAGTCTTCCCTATGAAACAGAGGAATTGCAGATTACTGTAGAACACCTAGTGGAACATACGGCGGGCTTTGCCAACGAACCTACGGACATCATGTTCGAGCCCGTTAATTTAAATTTTAATTCTCTAGCAGGTAAAGTATTGGATGAGCGTTCGTTGACTTTCGAGCCTGGCCTACGTTTTCAATATTCCAATTTTGGGTATGCACTTTTGGGTAAAATCATTGAAGCAAAAAGTGGCCAAAGCTATAAAGACTACGTGAAAGAGAACATATTGGAACCCAATTTGATCAATGATGTATATATGGGAAAAAGCACCATTGAAGAAAAACTACCCAATGAAACCATGTACTATTCCACATGGGCTTCTCCATACAGTATGAATCTTGAACGATTAGATGCTGCCGGTGGATGGATTTCCAATGCAAAATCCTTGGCCCTGCTTGCAGTAAAATCCGATGGCAGATTCAATGTCAACAATATTTTGCCTGCAGGAGAGGGCGTAAGTTATCTTTTAAGGAGTAGTTGGACACATAATGGGGCATTACCTGGAACACTGGCAGCTTTGCATGTTGGACATCCATTTTCTTATGTTGTACTTGTAAATAGTGGTGAATCGAATTTTGCTATTGTTTTGGATGCAATCCACACATTTATGAACAATATGATCGAGCGTCAGGATGCTTGGCCAAATACAGATTTGTTCGAGCCAAGTCAATAG
- a CDS encoding Sb-PDE family phosphodiesterase, translated as MRKIYYIPLFLFSFLVSAQDHSHQSSRPLTFPDIPGYNTIKTDLHIHTVFSDGNVWPNIRVQEALRDNLDLISLTEHLEYQPHKEDIPHPDRNRSYEIALQEAQDHDLLIVHGSEITRSAPMGHNNAVFIEDANPILQDRVEDAFAQANKQGAFVFWNHPAWHAQSPKGTPILSDFQKNLIQKGQLHGIEVINSLDYAEESLALALEYNLTIMGTSDVHGLIDWDYTEKGNHRPITLVFAKEKTLPSIKEALFAGRTVAVYNELLVGKEAYLVPLIQKSIQVNSVKYIEDTQVLEVVLENLSSSDLIFENAMSYSFYSKPAIFTIRAGTSETLRIKTLENFGQLQLELKALGAYVAPRTNPLISWDLRVGQ; from the coding sequence ATGAGAAAAATCTATTACATTCCACTCTTTTTATTTTCTTTTTTGGTTTCGGCCCAAGACCACTCCCATCAAAGCTCAAGACCCTTGACGTTTCCAGATATTCCGGGCTACAATACCATCAAGACCGATTTACATATACATACCGTATTTTCTGATGGTAATGTTTGGCCGAACATCCGGGTGCAGGAAGCCCTTCGGGATAATTTGGATTTGATTTCACTTACGGAACACTTGGAATATCAGCCACATAAGGAAGATATCCCGCATCCGGACAGAAACCGTTCGTACGAAATCGCATTGCAGGAAGCTCAGGACCATGACTTGCTAATAGTACATGGCTCAGAGATTACTAGAAGTGCTCCCATGGGCCACAACAACGCCGTTTTTATCGAAGATGCCAACCCTATTCTACAGGATAGAGTAGAAGATGCCTTTGCTCAGGCCAACAAACAAGGAGCCTTTGTTTTTTGGAACCACCCGGCATGGCATGCACAAAGTCCAAAAGGAACTCCCATTCTGAGCGATTTTCAAAAAAACCTAATCCAAAAAGGCCAATTACATGGCATTGAAGTCATTAATAGCCTAGACTATGCTGAGGAATCCCTGGCACTGGCCTTGGAATACAACCTTACGATTATGGGTACGAGTGATGTGCACGGACTTATCGATTGGGACTATACTGAAAAGGGAAACCATCGGCCTATAACCTTGGTTTTTGCAAAGGAAAAAACATTGCCCTCCATTAAGGAAGCCCTTTTTGCAGGCAGGACCGTGGCGGTTTACAATGAACTTCTAGTAGGAAAGGAGGCCTATCTAGTACCATTGATTCAAAAAAGCATCCAAGTAAATTCGGTAAAATATATCGAGGACACCCAAGTATTGGAAGTGGTGCTGGAGAACCTGAGCAGTAGCGACCTTATTTTTGAAAATGCCATGTCATATTCCTTTTACAGCAAACCCGCCATTTTTACCATCAGGGCCGGAACATCTGAAACGTTGCGCATCAAAACCTTGGAAAATTTTGGACAGTTACAATTAGAATTGAAGGCTTTGGGTGCCTACGTGGCACCTAGAACGAATCCCCTTATTTCATGGGACCTCAGAGTAGGCCAATGA
- a CDS encoding sensor histidine kinase, which translates to MFRIIGAMDDFELRSSRPVLLLISPGLYLYSMAIGYFDTERVELDWAPEVLSLFFMVVGLAPFFLNSWCRKYYGYIVFAALTIFAHYLIITSALNQFHLSYLLGTYVVLFGGILLLTHRILIILYTFSSFLHLFLQLGVSNVSFSDKGAVLLSLATIFVFSMFIQNGFIRYKYKLRKQNMDLETMVKQRTKALERRARELSLKNRELEEFAYVVSHDIKSPLRNVHSLGTWILEDMNDGRLEQGKVNLQLLMDQVGQMDMLVDGILKYSLGIEKKTVTALLDLNEVVDGLIRANNSEKVIIEKDSSLPRLLVDRTQMLQVYQNLIQNAIKYNDKPIAYINVGVMDEVDRFTFYVQDNGMGIAKEHFDRIFKLFQKLEEDKRKDSSGIGLAVVKKILAKNGGEIWLESEAGKGTTFYFSFLKEDVLFNFGNKKSQKESLAYSEVP; encoded by the coding sequence ATGTTTCGAATCATTGGTGCCATGGACGATTTTGAGTTAAGAAGCTCTCGTCCTGTTCTTTTACTAATTTCACCAGGTCTTTACCTTTATAGTATGGCTATTGGCTATTTTGATACGGAGCGTGTAGAACTGGATTGGGCTCCAGAGGTTTTAAGCCTTTTCTTCATGGTAGTAGGTCTCGCTCCATTTTTCTTAAATTCTTGGTGCCGAAAGTATTATGGGTATATTGTATTCGCGGCCCTCACGATATTTGCCCATTACTTGATAATTACCTCTGCCCTGAACCAATTTCATCTATCCTACCTGTTGGGTACCTATGTGGTTCTCTTTGGGGGCATTCTCTTGTTGACCCACAGAATATTAATCATACTTTATACCTTTTCCTCCTTCCTTCATTTGTTCCTACAATTGGGAGTGTCCAATGTTTCCTTTTCCGATAAAGGGGCCGTGCTATTATCCCTTGCCACCATTTTCGTTTTTTCAATGTTTATCCAGAACGGTTTTATCAGGTATAAATATAAATTGCGCAAGCAAAATATGGATTTGGAAACAATGGTAAAACAACGTACCAAGGCCTTGGAAAGAAGAGCTCGGGAATTATCCCTCAAAAATAGGGAGCTGGAAGAATTTGCCTATGTTGTCTCCCATGATATAAAGAGTCCGTTGCGCAACGTACACTCCTTGGGTACCTGGATTTTGGAAGATATGAATGATGGCAGATTGGAACAGGGCAAGGTCAACCTACAACTGTTAATGGATCAAGTGGGCCAGATGGATATGCTTGTAGATGGAATTCTTAAATACTCCTTGGGTATTGAAAAAAAGACAGTTACAGCTCTTTTGGATTTAAACGAAGTGGTAGATGGACTTATAAGGGCCAATAATTCAGAAAAGGTAATTATAGAAAAGGATAGTTCGCTGCCTCGTCTATTGGTAGATCGCACCCAAATGCTACAGGTTTATCAAAATTTGATTCAGAATGCCATAAAATATAATGACAAACCTATAGCATATATAAATGTAGGTGTCATGGATGAAGTGGACCGTTTTACATTTTATGTTCAGGACAACGGTATGGGCATTGCCAAGGAACACTTTGACCGTATTTTTAAATTGTTCCAAAAACTGGAGGAGGACAAACGTAAGGACTCCAGTGGTATTGGACTGGCCGTGGTGAAAAAGATTTTGGCTAAAAATGGAGGTGAAATCTGGTTGGAAAGCGAAGCGGGAAAGGGAACCACGTTTTACTTCTCCTTTTTAAAGGAAGATGTGCTCTTTAATTTCGGAAACAAAAAATCCCAGAAAGAATCATTGGCCTACTCTGAGGTCCCATGA